Sequence from the Camelus dromedarius isolate mCamDro1 chromosome 12, mCamDro1.pat, whole genome shotgun sequence genome:
AATAGGCAAGTagtattcatttataaaataagaactttttgttattatttttgaagctatttttgttgacatattatttaaatattagtaaCTATAATCCAGGCAGCAAAATCATGAAACTTTAAGTATatcatattttgagaaaaaataatggTTTCTCTTGTACATGGGTACTaggaggctggagctggggcaaGATATTGGGCCAAGGCTGGATGATGACATACAGTCTGTCAATTTCTGAATAGCAAGATTCTCCTAAGGAAATGGTCAGCCTGAAGGCCATATTTTAGCTACCTGTTTCTCAGATATTATATTGAAAAGTGCAGGACTCAGAATGCCTTAAGAATTACTGAAATGAAGGTTAATGgctaaaatttggaaaacacaaaaGTAGCCTGGAAGAATAAAACCATAACATAAATGCATAAATTACTGTAAAAAGATAAACTAAGTGCAACTTTATATACCATCATCAATCTTCATTTCCAGAATTTACAGGCAGTGATTCCCCCATCCCCACACCAGACCATTCCCAATTCTTATGACATGAAAATAGGTTCTTCCTATAGATATAATGCAAAATACATATtggcttaaaatatattttggcttCAGTGAGAATTTACAGATAGATCTTAATTCAAGTGAAATCAGACACTCATAAGAGAAAGAGGTAGGCAAGTAGGCAGCAGGAGAAATTTGAACATAATTCTTATGACCTAGAATTGTTCTCTGTATATTTCCCATTATTCTCTGACATGGCAGTGGTCCATTCCTGACTTCCACACAAAGCAAGCATTCCTACATGGTTGAAGGGTTGTTTATGTAGATGCATATGTATTATAATCACTTAAATAGATTCTTAAGGCCAAAggcaagaaataaatatttctaccAGTCCTTGCACCATCACCATGCATCTCTTTCTGACTTGAACttagatcaatgaaataaaacatttatatctatggggaaaaaaagaaaagcaattagtATCTATCTTAAAtccatttctctctttatcccaatggctaaaataaaaattctgctgTCACTGACCCCTGTATTGTTATATTTAAATACCTTAGGTCTTGGAGGGCAAAGAAAGGAGATGCTGTGTACCTGGTTCAATATTACAGGAACTTGGTTGTGTAAGCATCACAGTCTCTGGGCAAGATTTTAACTCTAGATTTCTTTCCTGTTGATCTAAGCCTCAAGGAAAATGAGTGTTACATATCCCCAAAGTCCCAAGGAATATTTCAAAACATCAAAGGCCATAGGCTAACCTCCTGGGTGCTCAAATGGGGACTGACACCTATctaaacatgtatatgtatgtatatattcaggTATGTATGGATACATGTTTgcatgaatatatttattatgtaaatgTGTGCAGGTATATAGCTGGATATAAATCAGAAGTAAgatgttttattaaaaactaataatttCATTACTGTAGGGCTCAGTTCCTTTCCCTGTGAAGTTTTGCAAAGGTCCTGGGGGAGTCAAgttgaataaatttaaattatgtaaattattcaCATAATCATTCACTAAatcactcttttaaaatatattcatttgtcCCTCCACTAAAGTAACATTtattagtgtatttttaaaatttattaatatgaGCATATACCTAGGTAGATGTTTTAATAGAAATGCGACGATGTATCATTACACATATATCGCTGTGTTTATAATTAAGAGTATACAATTAGCACATTAAATGTTCTTCCAAAAGACGATTTTTAAGTCtgcataaatgtttattaaatagatagagtattttaaaatatttttctatcttttcatgtccagtgggttttttaaaattattaaataaaaatgctacAGCAAATATATTCACGAATCATATATGGCACTCTGGtcttattatttacttaaaaCAAATTCCTAGTAGTGTATAAAATCTCCATTCTATTATGCCAAGGACAATTTTATCTTCAGAAAGTCTATACCAGTTTTATTGGAGAAAGTGATATATCAGTGATGCTTATATTTAGAGTAGCTTGATAACTAAAGATAtcgtttaaaaaattaacaaacagaaaCCTTAATTAAATAAAGTTGAGAGACCAGAAGGAGAAGCTCTCACACCCTAAGATGATTAACAGAGCCCAACAAGAAGAAAAACCCCTATTCTATTCTGGCAAGGACTCAGCTAATAAAAAACCATGGAGTCTGTGTTTACTATGGCCCTCctaacttccttttcccctctacaGAAGTGTTCTCCTTCCCTTGATATGCAGGGATTTACACCTGGCTCACCATGACTGCAGAGCCCAAACCACAATTCCCTGGTAATCCCAGAGAGacctatcttttttggagaagtaTCTGtcagtctatttgtttcaggtcaacaataCCGATTTTTTTTCTAGCCTTATTGTACTCAGTTCTGaaatgctttcattatttttcctatgGACCTGGTTGAGGTTTTCTTTTTGATCTAATATCATTTCCTTGAGAACATGAAGGAACACATTTTAGACAGAGAAGAAAAGCTAGGATTGTGTAGTATCACAGAAGTCACGGTAGGCAGATTGCGGAGAAGTAGAGTGCACAATAATACAACTTGTTGTAACGTAGTCCAATTAGACAAGATTACTGGTGGCTTTGATAACAGACTCTTTACTGGAAACTTCAACTTGTAGTTGAAGCCAGATTATAAAGgtgggaagaaatagaaattgagaaagcagaaataattagtttcaaaaatattttccagaaacttacatgaaagaagaaaagtcactAATATTAAAGGAATTTTTGCTATTGGGTAAAAAAGCCATAAGTTAAAACACACTGTAAATATGAGAAATAGAAGAAGTGAATGATGGTCTGAGCTCCCAAGAGCATATTTTGAGAACTTTGGTTGATCAGAAAAAGGAATTAGCAATAAGCAAATACAgtaataaatgggaaaataatggCTGTACATGTCAAAAAGATTAGAATTTGAGAGGGTTCACTttctaataatttcatttttctttatgggACAGACATTAATGGAATATTGAAAACCATGAGGGGCAGGAGGTGTACAAGAGAACTGAGGATGGCTAAAACATATTATTATAAACCATGTAGTAGGTAAAAACATAGCCATGTAATGAGATCCCAGTTAAAAGCTGAAATTATGAACAAATGTTGCTTGCAATCTGCATATGTGTTTACTTTCTTCAGAAGCGGTCCACAGTCTCAGTATAGCAACATATGACACAGAGCACAGAATTGTTCCAGGGTTGGGGTTGTAAGGCTTTTGCGCTAGTAAGACGATAATTTTGAAGCATAAAATAGAAACTTAGTTGATGAACCATGGTGTTTAGAATtgtataaaattctttaaaatttgtgCAGAATATCTCCACTTGaggattataataaaaaattaaaaccagtgCCACTCCATGGACTGACAGTCTTCCTATAGAACCGTGTGATGATTGGAAATGGTCTAGAAGTTACTGTGAAGGACATCATAACTGGTTAACATCTCTTTCCCATCTGAAATACTGAGGACTGCTTAATCTTGaaaagtttcatatcatttggaCTAAGTCCCTTCTGTACTCCTGGATCACTCAGATGACTTGACCCCAGTTCCATGCCCCTTTTGAAACACCCTGACAACCCTTTCCCGTATTTCTTTGGTCTTAGCTCCATATACTATAGGGTTAAGAGCAGGTTGGAAGAGCAGATAAACATTGGCCAAAAGAATGTGAATATGGAGTGGAACATGATGACCAAAACTATGGGTAAAAAAGGAGAAGAGGGCTGGTGTATAAGAGATTAGGGTAACACAGACATGGGAACCACAAGTCCCCAGGGCCTTGGACCGAGCTTCGTGGGATGAGAGACAAAGAACAGCTCATGCAATAAGGACATAGGAAAGACCAATGCAGAGCAAGTCAACCCCAATGACCAACAGTGCTGCTGTCAGCCCATACACACGGTTGGGCCTGGTGTCTCCACAGGCTAGCTTCACTACGGCCATGTGCTCACAGTACGTATGTGGGATCACATGGCTTTGGCAGAAGCTCAGACGCCCAATGAGGAAAGGACATGGGAGCATGAGAATGGAGCCCCGCACCATAGCTGCCACTGCAATGCGGACAATGATGGTGTCAGTGAGGATAGTGGCATAGTGGAGTGGGTGGCAAATAGCCACATAACGATCAAAGGCCATGGCCAGCAGCATAGTGGACTCCATCATCATGCAGAAAGCATGAATGAAAAACATCTGTGCCAGGcatgcagaggcagagatgtGCCCAGCTCCACACCAGAGGATGGCCAGCAGCTTGGGGACTGTAGAGAAAGAGGCAGCCGAGTCAATGGTGGAGAGCATGCACAGGAACAGGTACACAGGCTTGTGCAGGACTGGTTCAGTGGCAACAACAACCAGGATGGTTACGTTGCCCACAATTGTGGCTGTGCACAGGCAGCACACAGGGAGTGAGAGCCATAAGTGGAACTGCTCCAGACCTGGGATGCCCACCAGGAAGAAAACAGGAGTCCAGGTAAGTGTAATTAGGAGACTTCATGGTTTGGCCAAGAATTCTGGGCATCTTCTTAGGTCAGAATCCCTCACATAGTATCACATCATCTGAAAAGACAACACACAACAGGATGTGAATGAGCCTAGAGTAACACATCTGTTTCTTACACCCGGTGTGCATGTATccaaatagaagagaaagaaactctcCTGCTCCTTAATGGATCAGATACTGCATGTGTGTAGttattgaaaaaaacaaacatcagGGAAGAATTTTCCTTTTGGGACTGCACAGAAAATCTTTCCTTACCATGTAGGTGAGTTTAAGAGACAGCCCAATACCAGATAGCCCAAACATGTAGGTAAACAAGATCAGCTATTGCGTTTGTTCTCACAGACACAGGGACtaacaggaggaaggaaggttGGTGACAAATGCTAGTCTCATCACAGCT
This genomic interval carries:
- the LOC105097927 gene encoding LOW QUALITY PROTEIN: olfactory receptor 52P1-like (The sequence of the model RefSeq protein was modified relative to this genomic sequence to represent the inferred CDS: inserted 2 bases in 1 codon; substituted 1 base at 1 genomic stop codon) — encoded protein: MKSPNYTYLDXPVFFLVGIPGLEQFHLWLSLPVCCLCTATIVGNVTILVVVATEPVLHKPVYLFLCMLSTIDSAASFSTVPKLLAILWCGAGHISASACLAQMFFIHAFCMMMESTMLLAMAFDRYVAICHPLHYATILTDTIIVRIAVAAMVRGSILMLPCPFLIGRLSFCQSHVIPHTYCEHMAVVKLACGDTRPNRVYGLTAALLVIGVDLLCIGLSYVLIAXAVLCLSSHEARSKALGTCGSHVCVTLISYTPALFSFFTHSFGHHVPLHIHILLANVYLLFQPALNPIVYGAKTKEIRERVVRVFQKGHGTGVKSSE